A stretch of Schaalia odontolytica DNA encodes these proteins:
- a CDS encoding phospho-sugar mutase, with protein sequence MELLERARQWASHDPDPATASALSADIEAAQGGDEEAAARVGAAMNGPLQFGTAGLRGVVGPGESRMNLAVVIRATAGLCEVVKRHATGTPTLVVGCDARYGSSEFATAACRVASAAGVRVLALPQANPTPLTSFSMLHFDADAGVMVTASHNPAPDNGYKVYLGGTVAQGDGRGVQIVPPFDAEIAAAIEAAPPADEVPMNDDLIEAVDPREEYVACASALASGEASAREDLRIVLTAMHGVGAAITSRVLAEAGFSNVSLVAAQADPDPDFPTVPFPNPEEAGALDMAIEQAREQGADLIIAVDPDADRCALAVPDPASETGWSPLSGDQIGSLLGEFLASRGMTGSLANSIVSSRLLSRIARAHGLEHHTTLTGFKWIARAPGLGFGYEEAIGFCPDPGHVRDKDGIATSVVAASLVAALKAQGRSVWDELERLARLHGLHVSSPLTFRVEQIEQIASGMARLRAQPPSVLAGSPVVEVSDLSQGYRGLPPTDGVLVLTEAGDRVIARPSGTEPKLKCYLEVILPVAEGEPLPWEQARERLDAIKAAFAEIIGL encoded by the coding sequence ATGGAGCTGCTCGAGCGTGCCCGCCAGTGGGCGAGCCACGACCCGGACCCCGCCACGGCCTCGGCCCTGAGCGCCGACATCGAGGCCGCACAGGGCGGCGACGAGGAGGCTGCGGCCCGCGTCGGTGCGGCCATGAACGGCCCCCTCCAGTTCGGCACCGCCGGCCTGCGAGGCGTCGTCGGTCCGGGCGAGTCCCGCATGAACCTCGCGGTCGTCATCCGCGCGACCGCAGGCCTGTGCGAGGTCGTCAAGCGCCACGCAACCGGCACCCCCACGCTGGTGGTCGGCTGCGACGCCCGCTACGGGTCCTCCGAATTCGCCACGGCCGCCTGCCGCGTCGCTTCGGCCGCCGGCGTGCGCGTCCTCGCGCTGCCCCAGGCCAACCCGACCCCGCTCACCTCCTTCTCGATGCTGCACTTCGACGCGGACGCGGGCGTCATGGTGACCGCCTCCCACAACCCCGCCCCGGACAACGGCTACAAGGTCTACCTGGGTGGCACCGTCGCGCAGGGCGACGGGCGCGGTGTCCAGATCGTCCCGCCCTTCGACGCGGAGATCGCGGCGGCCATCGAGGCCGCGCCGCCCGCGGACGAGGTCCCGATGAATGACGACCTTATCGAGGCCGTGGACCCGCGTGAGGAATACGTGGCCTGCGCGTCCGCCCTGGCCTCGGGCGAGGCCTCAGCCCGTGAGGACCTGCGCATCGTCCTGACCGCCATGCACGGCGTTGGCGCCGCGATCACCTCGCGCGTCCTGGCCGAGGCCGGTTTCTCCAACGTCTCCCTCGTGGCGGCGCAGGCCGATCCCGATCCGGACTTCCCGACCGTGCCCTTCCCCAACCCCGAAGAGGCCGGCGCCCTCGACATGGCGATCGAGCAGGCGCGCGAGCAGGGGGCCGACCTCATCATCGCGGTCGACCCCGACGCGGACCGCTGCGCGCTCGCGGTGCCTGACCCCGCCTCGGAGACGGGATGGAGTCCGCTGAGCGGCGACCAGATCGGCTCGCTGCTGGGCGAGTTCCTGGCTTCGCGCGGCATGACGGGGTCGCTCGCGAACTCGATTGTGTCTTCGCGTCTGCTCTCGCGTATTGCCCGTGCCCACGGCCTGGAGCACCACACGACGCTCACCGGTTTCAAGTGGATCGCCCGGGCCCCGGGCCTCGGCTTCGGCTATGAGGAGGCCATTGGCTTTTGCCCCGATCCGGGCCACGTGCGCGACAAGGACGGCATCGCGACCTCGGTCGTCGCCGCCTCCCTGGTGGCCGCCCTCAAGGCGCAGGGGCGCAGCGTGTGGGACGAGCTGGAGCGCCTGGCGCGACTGCACGGCCTACACGTGAGCTCGCCGCTGACCTTCCGCGTCGAGCAGATCGAGCAGATCGCCAGCGGCATGGCACGCCTGCGTGCCCAGCCGCCGAGTGTCCTGGCCGGCTCTCCCGTCGTCGAGGTCTCGGACCTGTCGCAGGGATACCGCGGCCTGCCGCCCACGGACGGCGTCCTCGTGCTCACCGAGGCGGGGGACCGCGTCATCGCGCGCCCCTCGGGCACCGAGCCAAAGCTCAAGTGCTACCTCGAGGTGATCCTGCCGGTCGCCGAGGGGGAGCCGCTGCCCTGGGAGCAGGCGCGCGAGCGCCTCGACGCAATTAAGGCTGCTTTCGCCGAGATTATCGGCCTGTAG
- the deoC gene encoding deoxyribose-phosphate aldolase — MNKRDVAAMIDHTILKPEATKADVARIVEEGAAAGTFSVCVSPSMLPLDVPEGLKVACVVGFPSGAVKPQVKAFEAAQAVADGADEIDMVINIELIKDARLRELEEEIAAVRRAVPAPRILKVIIESAALTDDEIVAACTASVAAGADFVKTSTGFHPAGGASTHAVALMRATVGDALGVKASGGIRDAETALAMIEAGASRLGVSATNAILAGLED; from the coding sequence ATGAACAAGCGTGACGTGGCCGCGATGATTGACCACACGATCCTCAAGCCCGAGGCAACCAAGGCGGACGTGGCCCGCATCGTCGAGGAGGGCGCCGCAGCCGGCACCTTCTCGGTGTGCGTGTCCCCCTCGATGCTGCCCCTCGACGTCCCCGAGGGCCTGAAGGTCGCCTGCGTGGTCGGCTTCCCCTCGGGCGCGGTCAAGCCCCAGGTCAAGGCCTTCGAGGCCGCCCAGGCCGTCGCCGACGGCGCGGACGAAATCGACATGGTCATCAACATCGAGCTGATCAAGGACGCGCGCCTCCGCGAGCTCGAGGAAGAGATCGCGGCCGTGCGCCGCGCCGTCCCCGCGCCTCGCATCCTGAAGGTCATCATCGAGTCCGCCGCGCTGACGGACGACGAGATCGTCGCCGCATGCACCGCCTCGGTGGCCGCGGGCGCGGATTTCGTCAAGACCTCGACGGGCTTCCACCCCGCGGGCGGCGCCTCGACCCACGCGGTCGCGCTCATGCGCGCCACGGTCGGCGACGCCCTGGGGGTCAAGGCCTCGGGTGGCATCCGCGACGCCGAGACCGCCCTGGCCATGATCGAGGCCGGAGCCTCCCGCCTGGGAGTGTCCGCAACCAACGCCATCCTGGCAGGACTGGAGGACTGA
- a CDS encoding sugar-binding transcriptional regulator — protein MERRDEQSIEAVKLYYQQGLSQAEVATRMGLSRPTVAKLLAHGRERGFVTIEIHDPREDASEIALRLERRFGLACARVAHGAGATEDEAIEQVGRVGADVVTQLVRDGMSVGISWGRTMSALAAHLARAPRVGVRVVQLKGGASFSERATHDFEIMRSFCEAFGAEPRYLPLPVIFQDTAMLSIVRRDRSIERILEEGRGVDVAVFTVGSLGREALSLNLGQLEDDEVEALLRDAVGDACSRFFTREGGVALASVDRRTVGITLEELRSRPVRVLVAGGRVKAEALDTALHMGLATHLVVDQDLALALLERPRGATPRGVHDRTPSG, from the coding sequence GTGGAACGGCGCGACGAACAGTCGATCGAGGCGGTCAAGCTCTACTACCAGCAGGGCCTCAGCCAGGCCGAGGTCGCCACCCGCATGGGCCTGTCGCGCCCCACGGTTGCCAAACTCCTCGCTCATGGCCGCGAGCGCGGCTTCGTGACCATCGAGATCCACGATCCGCGCGAGGATGCCTCGGAGATTGCGCTGCGGCTGGAGAGGCGCTTTGGACTGGCCTGCGCTCGCGTTGCCCATGGCGCGGGCGCGACTGAGGACGAAGCCATTGAGCAGGTCGGCCGCGTCGGTGCCGATGTTGTCACCCAGCTCGTGCGCGACGGTATGAGCGTGGGGATTTCTTGGGGGCGCACGATGAGTGCGCTCGCGGCCCACCTGGCCCGCGCTCCTCGCGTGGGTGTGCGCGTCGTCCAGCTCAAGGGCGGGGCGTCGTTTTCCGAGAGGGCGACGCACGATTTTGAGATCATGCGGTCCTTCTGCGAGGCCTTCGGTGCTGAGCCGCGCTACCTGCCGCTCCCCGTCATTTTCCAGGACACCGCGATGCTCTCGATCGTGCGCCGTGACCGGTCGATCGAGCGGATCCTGGAGGAGGGGCGCGGCGTGGACGTGGCGGTGTTTACCGTCGGTTCCCTGGGTCGCGAGGCCCTCTCGCTCAACCTTGGCCAGCTCGAGGACGACGAGGTGGAGGCGCTCCTGCGCGACGCGGTCGGGGACGCGTGTTCGCGATTTTTCACGCGCGAGGGCGGCGTCGCCCTGGCATCGGTCGACCGCAGGACGGTTGGCATCACGCTCGAGGAGCTGCGCTCTCGCCCTGTGCGGGTGCTCGTTGCCGGCGGGCGTGTGAAAGCGGAGGCGCTGGACACGGCGCTGCACATGGGGTTGGCCACGCACCTGGTGGTCGACCAGGACCTGGCCCTCGCGCTGCTGGAACGGCCGCGCGGGGCAACCCCGCGCGGGGTGCATGATCGCACCCCAAGCGGATGA
- a CDS encoding cytidine deaminase: MDPTDIDWDALLAEAIDAMKHAYCPYSNFPVGAAGLTADGWLVSGCNVENAGYGVTLCAECGMVSDLIRSGGGTLVAVVAVNGNEEPVAPCGRCRQLIYEHGGPSCLVLMPDGVAPMTEVLPGAFGPHDLSSVAQAAPASSEEKEGHDGSL, encoded by the coding sequence ATGGATCCAACAGATATTGACTGGGACGCCCTGCTGGCCGAGGCCATCGACGCGATGAAGCACGCGTACTGCCCCTACTCGAACTTCCCCGTGGGGGCCGCGGGACTGACGGCGGACGGCTGGCTCGTTAGCGGATGCAACGTCGAAAACGCCGGATACGGCGTCACTCTGTGCGCCGAGTGCGGCATGGTCTCCGACCTCATCCGCTCCGGCGGAGGCACCCTCGTCGCGGTCGTCGCCGTCAACGGCAACGAGGAGCCGGTGGCCCCGTGCGGGCGCTGCCGCCAGCTTATCTACGAGCATGGCGGGCCCTCCTGCCTGGTCCTCATGCCCGATGGTGTCGCACCCATGACGGAGGTGCTGCCCGGCGCGTTCGGACCCCACGATCTGTCGAGCGTCGCCCAGGCGGCCCCGGCCTCATCGGAAGAGAAAGAAGGACACGATGGCTCTCTTTGA
- a CDS encoding thymidine phosphorylase, whose amino-acid sequence MALFDAVDIIRVKRDGGVLTPDQIDWTIDAYTKGVIKDEQMAALAMAIFLRGMDRGEIARWTDAMIRSGARMDFSGIGKPTADKHSTGGVGDKITLPLAPLVACFGVAVPQLSGRGLGHTGGTLDKLEAIPGWRAQLSNDEIMTQLGQGCGAVICAAGSGLAPADKKLYALRDITSTVESIALIASSIMSKKIAEGTGALVLDVKVGSGAFMKDLDAARELARTMVDLGRDAGVATRALLTDMSVPLGRKIGNALEVEESVEVLAGGGPSDVVELTCELARNMLDLAGVRDADVEAALADGRAMDRWRAMIREQGGDPDAPLPRAAHTHQVLAEAGGTVVGMDALSVGVASWRLGAGRAVKEDPVQAGAGIEIHAKPGERVAAGQPLLTLHTDDEWRIERALESLSGAIEIADGVALEPRSVVLETVS is encoded by the coding sequence ATGGCTCTCTTTGATGCCGTTGACATCATCCGCGTCAAGCGCGACGGGGGAGTGCTCACCCCCGACCAGATCGACTGGACGATCGACGCCTACACGAAGGGCGTCATCAAGGACGAGCAGATGGCCGCCCTGGCGATGGCGATCTTCCTGCGCGGCATGGATCGGGGCGAGATCGCCCGCTGGACGGACGCGATGATCCGCTCGGGCGCGCGCATGGACTTCTCCGGTATCGGCAAGCCGACCGCCGACAAGCACTCCACGGGCGGCGTGGGTGACAAGATCACGCTGCCCCTGGCCCCGCTGGTCGCGTGCTTCGGCGTGGCCGTCCCGCAGCTGTCGGGCCGAGGCCTGGGGCACACGGGCGGTACCCTCGATAAGCTCGAGGCGATCCCCGGGTGGCGCGCGCAGCTGAGTAACGACGAGATCATGACTCAGCTGGGGCAGGGCTGTGGCGCGGTCATCTGCGCGGCGGGCTCGGGCCTGGCGCCCGCGGACAAGAAGCTCTACGCCCTGCGCGACATCACCTCGACCGTCGAGTCGATCGCGCTGATCGCCAGTTCCATCATGAGCAAGAAGATCGCAGAGGGCACGGGAGCCCTCGTCCTAGACGTCAAGGTCGGGTCGGGTGCCTTCATGAAGGACCTGGATGCTGCGCGCGAGCTCGCCCGCACGATGGTCGACCTCGGACGCGACGCGGGGGTCGCCACGCGCGCCCTCCTCACAGACATGTCCGTGCCGCTGGGGCGCAAGATCGGCAACGCCCTCGAAGTGGAGGAATCCGTCGAGGTCCTCGCCGGCGGCGGCCCCTCCGACGTCGTCGAGCTGACGTGCGAGCTCGCGCGCAACATGCTCGACCTCGCGGGGGTCCGCGATGCCGACGTGGAGGCCGCGCTGGCGGATGGGCGCGCGATGGACCGCTGGCGCGCGATGATCCGCGAGCAGGGCGGAGACCCGGATGCACCGCTGCCCCGCGCCGCTCACACCCACCAGGTCCTCGCCGAGGCCGGGGGAACCGTGGTCGGCATGGACGCCCTGTCCGTGGGCGTGGCCTCGTGGAGGCTGGGCGCTGGCCGCGCCGTCAAGGAGGATCCCGTGCAGGCGGGCGCCGGCATCGAGATTCATGCAAAGCCGGGCGAGCGCGTCGCGGCGGGCCAACCCCTGCTCACGCTCCACACCGACGACGAGTGGCGCATCGAGCGCGCCCTGGAGTCCCTCTCCGGTGCCATCGAGATCGCCGACGGGGTCGCCCTCGAGCCGCGCAGCGTCGTCCTGGAGACGGTGTCCTAA
- the deoD gene encoding purine-nucleoside phosphorylase yields the protein MRSTPHINPTAPIAPTILLPGDPLRAKFIAETYLEDAQQFNAVRNMLGYTGTYRGTPVSVMGSGMGIPSISLYAHELIHEFGCTRLVRVGTCGALQPDVNLYDVVVAQAACSNSAFLDQYQIPGSYAPIGSFRLIEDVVRRAREADVPIHVGNILSSDTFYNANPTFNEAWQRMGVLAIEMESAGLYATAAHAGVEAVGIFTVSDSLVTGEATDAQARQTSFTTMMELALPLAQL from the coding sequence ATGCGCTCGACACCGCACATCAACCCCACCGCCCCCATCGCGCCGACGATCCTCCTGCCCGGAGACCCGCTGCGCGCGAAGTTTATTGCCGAGACCTACCTGGAGGACGCGCAGCAGTTCAACGCCGTGCGTAACATGCTGGGCTACACCGGCACGTACCGCGGCACCCCGGTGTCCGTCATGGGCTCGGGTATGGGCATCCCGTCGATTTCGCTGTACGCCCACGAGCTGATCCACGAGTTCGGCTGCACGCGCCTCGTGCGCGTGGGCACATGCGGTGCCCTGCAGCCGGACGTCAACCTGTACGACGTGGTGGTCGCCCAGGCCGCCTGCTCGAACTCGGCGTTCCTGGATCAGTACCAGATCCCCGGTTCCTACGCGCCGATCGGCTCCTTCCGCCTCATCGAGGACGTGGTGCGTCGTGCCCGTGAGGCCGACGTGCCGATCCACGTGGGCAACATCCTCTCCTCTGACACGTTCTACAACGCGAACCCGACCTTCAACGAGGCCTGGCAGCGCATGGGCGTTCTCGCGATCGAGATGGAGTCCGCGGGCCTGTACGCCACCGCCGCCCACGCGGGCGTCGAGGCCGTGGGTATCTTCACCGTCTCGGACTCCCTGGTGACGGGCGAGGCCACCGATGCCCAGGCGCGTCAGACGTCCTTTACCACCATGATGGAGCTGGCCCTGCCCCTGGCCCAGCTGTGA
- a CDS encoding ABC transporter ATP-binding protein, with product MKLELRGITKRFGPLIANDSIDLTIEEGHIHALLGENGAGKSTLMNVLYGMHAPDEGQILIDGEPVTFKGPGDAVAAGIGMVHQHFMLIPVFTVAESIALGFEPTGPAGIISRERARQTVREVSARFGFDLDPDALIEDLPVGAQQRVEIVKALSRQAKVLILDEPTAVLTPQETDELMTIMRQLADAGTSIVFITHKLREVRAVADEITVIRRGRVVGHASPSDSEASLATQMVGREVLMRVEKDPARPAGGGLAFEDVSLLGAGGVPLLDHVSFDVPRGEILAVAGVQGNGQTELAEVILGLRTPDSGVIRLEDADITRAKPRESLDAGVGFIPEDRSTDGIIASFSIADNLVLDQFRSSAFSAAGSLKRGAIARNARDKEKEYDIRLTAIEDPVSSLSGGNQQKVVVAREMSRDLTLLVANQPTRGVDVGSIEFIHRRIVDVRDQGCAVLLISSELDEVVSLADRIAVMYRGRIVGIVPADTGRDVLGLMMAGVPLDEAVAASSGSAGDAGTPRKEEQ from the coding sequence ATGAAATTAGAGTTGCGGGGGATCACGAAGAGGTTTGGTCCCCTCATCGCCAATGACTCGATTGACTTAACGATCGAGGAAGGGCACATTCACGCGCTGCTGGGAGAGAATGGCGCGGGTAAGTCCACGCTCATGAACGTCCTGTACGGGATGCATGCGCCTGACGAGGGGCAGATCCTCATTGACGGCGAGCCCGTGACGTTCAAGGGTCCCGGCGACGCGGTTGCGGCGGGCATCGGCATGGTGCACCAGCACTTCATGCTCATCCCCGTCTTCACGGTCGCCGAGTCGATCGCCCTGGGCTTTGAGCCGACCGGTCCTGCCGGAATCATCAGTCGTGAGCGTGCCCGCCAGACGGTGCGCGAGGTGTCGGCGCGTTTCGGCTTCGACCTGGACCCCGACGCCCTCATTGAGGATCTGCCGGTGGGTGCCCAACAGCGCGTGGAGATCGTCAAGGCCCTGTCGCGCCAGGCGAAGGTCCTCATCCTCGACGAACCGACGGCGGTGCTCACCCCGCAGGAAACGGACGAGCTGATGACGATCATGCGTCAGCTCGCCGATGCCGGGACCTCGATCGTGTTCATCACCCACAAGCTGCGCGAGGTGCGCGCGGTGGCCGACGAGATCACGGTCATTCGCCGCGGTCGGGTCGTGGGGCACGCGTCCCCGAGCGATTCCGAGGCCTCGCTGGCCACGCAGATGGTCGGGCGCGAGGTGCTCATGCGCGTGGAGAAGGATCCCGCGCGTCCCGCTGGCGGCGGCCTGGCCTTCGAGGACGTGTCCCTGCTGGGCGCGGGCGGAGTGCCGCTGCTTGACCACGTGTCCTTCGACGTTCCCCGCGGCGAGATCCTCGCGGTCGCAGGCGTGCAGGGCAACGGGCAGACGGAGCTTGCCGAGGTGATCCTTGGCCTGCGGACTCCCGACAGTGGCGTGATCCGACTCGAGGACGCGGACATTACCCGCGCGAAGCCTCGCGAGTCCCTGGACGCGGGCGTCGGTTTCATCCCCGAGGACCGGTCGACGGACGGCATCATCGCCTCGTTTTCGATCGCGGACAACCTGGTGCTCGACCAGTTCCGCTCCTCCGCCTTCTCGGCTGCGGGATCCCTCAAGCGCGGCGCGATCGCGCGCAACGCCCGCGACAAGGAAAAGGAATACGACATTCGCCTGACGGCAATCGAGGACCCGGTCTCCTCCCTGTCGGGCGGCAATCAGCAGAAGGTGGTCGTCGCCCGCGAGATGTCGCGTGACCTGACGCTGCTGGTCGCGAATCAGCCGACGCGAGGCGTCGACGTCGGCTCGATCGAGTTCATTCACCGCAGGATCGTGGACGTTCGGGACCAGGGCTGCGCGGTCCTGCTCATCTCCTCGGAGCTCGACGAGGTGGTCTCACTGGCCGACCGCATCGCCGTCATGTACCGCGGCCGCATTGTTGGCATCGTCCCGGCGGACACGGGCCGCGACGTCCTCGGCCTCATGATGGCCGGCGTCCCCCTGGACGAGGCCGTGGCGGCTTCCTCGGGATCCGCTGGGGACGCCGGGACACCTCGAAAGGAGGAGCAATGA
- a CDS encoding ABC transporter permease — translation MSTSESGVVAQVEAKRSWKLPGIYVAACVLLVVFAAAARGDMTLRLNDKSQSYSIPDIVIAGAPIVWVLAALTIAITAWTVAATLRRITQPEWARVGGMAVVGLSTILGFLFYAGSGSSGVVTLTSTLVSTVAISTPLIFGSLSGVISERVGVVNIAIEGDLLVGAFAGVMAASYFQTPYAGLVAAPLAGALLGSLLALFSVKYGVDQIIVGVVLNVLALGLTTFFYGTIMKDAPGSLNTNQFSLSDIKIPVLSEIPIVGPVLFNQSILVYLMYAAVIALAFFLFRSRWGLRLRACGEHPRAADTVGINVGCTRTLNTILGSSFAGLGGAFFTIGSGLAFTDNISAGNGYIALAAMILGKWNPLGAMGAAVMFGFAQALARMLPNIEPAIPADLVSMIPYVVTIVAVAGFVGKSRAPAAENIPYVK, via the coding sequence ATGAGCACAAGTGAGTCCGGCGTGGTCGCTCAGGTCGAGGCCAAGCGCTCCTGGAAGCTTCCCGGCATCTACGTCGCCGCCTGCGTGCTGCTCGTGGTATTCGCGGCCGCCGCCCGAGGCGACATGACGCTGCGCCTGAACGACAAGTCGCAGTCCTACTCGATTCCAGACATCGTCATCGCGGGCGCTCCCATCGTGTGGGTGCTCGCCGCCCTGACGATTGCGATCACCGCCTGGACGGTTGCGGCGACGCTGCGGCGCATCACCCAGCCCGAGTGGGCACGCGTCGGTGGCATGGCGGTTGTCGGGCTGTCCACGATCCTGGGCTTCCTGTTCTACGCGGGCTCCGGGTCGTCGGGCGTCGTCACGCTGACCTCGACCCTGGTGTCCACCGTGGCGATCTCGACGCCGCTCATCTTCGGCTCCCTCTCGGGTGTTATCTCGGAGCGCGTGGGCGTCGTTAATATCGCGATTGAGGGTGACCTCCTGGTGGGCGCGTTCGCGGGCGTCATGGCGGCCTCGTACTTCCAGACTCCCTACGCAGGCCTCGTCGCGGCTCCCCTTGCGGGTGCCCTCCTGGGATCCCTCCTGGCCCTCTTCTCCGTCAAATACGGGGTGGATCAGATCATCGTCGGCGTCGTCCTGAACGTCCTGGCCCTGGGCCTGACGACGTTCTTCTACGGCACGATCATGAAGGATGCTCCCGGAAGCCTGAACACCAACCAGTTCTCGCTGTCCGACATCAAGATTCCCGTCCTGTCGGAGATCCCGATCGTCGGTCCGGTCCTGTTCAACCAGTCGATCCTCGTGTACCTCATGTACGCGGCCGTCATCGCCTTGGCCTTCTTCCTGTTCCGCTCCCGGTGGGGCCTGCGGCTGCGGGCCTGCGGTGAGCACCCGCGCGCCGCCGACACGGTGGGCATCAACGTGGGGTGTACGCGCACCCTCAACACGATCCTGGGGTCGTCCTTCGCCGGCCTGGGTGGCGCGTTCTTCACGATCGGCTCCGGCCTGGCCTTCACGGACAACATTTCCGCGGGCAACGGCTACATCGCCTTGGCCGCCATGATCCTGGGCAAGTGGAACCCGCTGGGAGCCATGGGTGCGGCCGTCATGTTCGGCTTCGCGCAGGCCCTGGCCCGGATGCTGCCCAACATCGAGCCCGCGATCCCCGCCGACCTCGTCTCGATGATTCCCTACGTGGTCACGATCGTGGCCGTCGCTGGATTCGTTGGTAAGTCGCGCGCGCCGGCCGCTGAAAATATTCCCTACGTGAAGTGA
- a CDS encoding ABC transporter permease, whose protein sequence is MSTRKSNGPGIATRVFGSQWFVSVLAVLIAFAIGAILIALSGASVLDAYYAMFRGSIVDPNAANAVRMIKPLTDSLFYSIPLIISGLGLALGFRAGLFNIGGKGQIIVGALAAVWVGFAVSLPPVVHTLVALLVAVIAGGLYGGIAGVLKAKTGANEVIVTIMLNSIATLGLGYTLAQKAWQVPGTNQPVTPKVAESAAFARLLPAPFKLHVGFLVALVALVAFWWLIERSTLGFQIRAVGANAAAARTAGISVERITAITMVLSGAFLGLAGANEALGTIGYVSRDVAGSIGFDAITVALLGRNKTWGTFGAGLLFGAFKAGGYTMQAKGVPIDMILILQSVIVLLIAAPALVRWLFRLPDVRALAANTRKGNADEHK, encoded by the coding sequence ATGAGCACGCGTAAGAGTAACGGGCCGGGGATTGCGACCCGGGTCTTTGGCTCCCAGTGGTTCGTATCGGTGCTGGCCGTCCTCATCGCCTTCGCGATCGGCGCGATCCTCATCGCGCTGTCGGGGGCGTCCGTGCTGGACGCCTACTATGCGATGTTCCGCGGCTCCATCGTGGATCCGAACGCGGCGAACGCTGTTCGCATGATCAAGCCGCTGACGGACTCTCTCTTCTATTCGATTCCGCTGATCATCTCGGGCCTGGGTCTGGCGCTCGGCTTCCGTGCCGGCCTGTTCAACATTGGCGGCAAGGGCCAGATCATCGTCGGAGCGCTCGCTGCCGTGTGGGTGGGCTTCGCTGTGAGCCTGCCTCCGGTTGTGCACACGCTGGTGGCCCTCCTCGTCGCGGTGATTGCGGGCGGCCTCTACGGCGGCATCGCTGGCGTCCTCAAGGCGAAGACGGGCGCGAACGAGGTGATCGTGACGATCATGCTCAACTCGATTGCGACGCTGGGCTTGGGATACACGCTCGCGCAGAAGGCATGGCAGGTGCCCGGAACGAATCAGCCGGTGACACCCAAGGTTGCGGAGAGCGCAGCTTTCGCGCGGCTCCTGCCCGCCCCCTTCAAGCTGCATGTAGGGTTCCTGGTTGCCCTGGTCGCCCTCGTCGCCTTCTGGTGGTTGATCGAGCGATCCACGCTGGGATTCCAGATCCGCGCGGTTGGTGCCAACGCGGCAGCCGCCCGCACGGCCGGTATCTCGGTCGAGCGCATCACGGCGATCACGATGGTTCTCTCGGGCGCGTTCCTCGGCCTGGCCGGGGCGAACGAGGCGTTGGGGACCATCGGGTACGTCTCGCGTGACGTGGCCGGTTCGATCGGCTTCGACGCGATCACGGTGGCCCTCCTGGGCCGCAACAAGACCTGGGGAACCTTCGGCGCGGGGCTCCTCTTCGGCGCCTTCAAGGCGGGCGGTTACACGATGCAGGCCAAGGGCGTGCCGATCGACATGATCCTCATCCTGCAGTCGGTCATTGTTCTGCTGATCGCAGCGCCCGCGCTCGTGCGCTGGCTGTTCCGTCTGCCCGATGTCCGCGCGCTCGCGGCTAACACGCGAAAGGGGAACGCCGATGAGCACAAGTGA